A window of Campylobacter cuniculorum DSM 23162 = LMG 24588 contains these coding sequences:
- the flgA gene encoding flagellar basal body P-ring formation chaperone FlgA produces MNKVFLFLFILLSYASAGNLDQIKIALTKEFTNNFPKIAIKTIDLKISSLPKDFEEYEFLRLADAKFNRSIGFGRAEFKTAKNEQKNIFFKYFIKAYLEVVKSTSAIKKGDKLEALHYKGVLIDFDKMPLNALSLEDTHNLIAKTNIRKNTILKENMFKINALIKKNDPIIGVLKDEGIDVLIELIALNSGDLNEKIRAKNKEGKVMQGIVIGKNRILLQ; encoded by the coding sequence ATGAATAAGGTATTTTTATTTCTTTTTATTTTGTTAAGTTATGCAAGTGCGGGTAATTTAGACCAAATTAAAATTGCATTGACTAAAGAATTTACAAATAATTTCCCTAAAATTGCAATTAAAACAATCGATTTAAAAATCTCTTCTTTGCCTAAAGATTTTGAAGAATATGAATTTTTAAGATTAGCTGATGCAAAATTCAATCGTTCCATAGGCTTTGGACGTGCAGAATTTAAAACCGCAAAGAATGAGCAAAAAAATATTTTTTTTAAATATTTTATTAAAGCCTATTTAGAAGTGGTAAAAAGCACAAGTGCTATAAAAAAAGGTGATAAATTAGAAGCTTTACACTATAAAGGGGTTTTAATCGACTTTGATAAAATGCCTCTTAATGCTCTTTCTTTAGAAGACACACACAATCTTATTGCTAAAACTAATATTAGAAAAAACACCATTTTAAAAGAAAATATGTTTAAGATTAACGCTTTGATTAAAAAAAATGATCCTATCATCGGGGTGTTAAAAGATGAAGGAATTGATGTTTTAATCGAGCTTATTGCCTTAAATAGCGGAGATTTAAATGAAAAAATCCGTGCTAAAAATAAAGAAGGAAAAGTGATGCAAGGCATTGTTATAGGAAAAAATAGGATATTATTGCAATGA
- the tmk gene encoding dTMP kinase, which translates to MYVAIEGIDCMGKSTQIALLKEKFKDAIFTQEPGATELGKHLRELLLLKPYTMSKKSEFLLFLADRSQHYEEILSQNKNKLIISDRSFISGMAYAKDFDKNFLFELNDFALNHFFPEKIIFLQGSKELIEKRLSQKKLDDIEQRGVKYFLEIQKELTSVLELIEKKIKTRILSLNAQDSKENLHKQIKDFIDD; encoded by the coding sequence TTGTATGTAGCAATTGAAGGGATTGATTGCATGGGCAAAAGCACACAAATTGCACTTTTAAAAGAAAAATTTAAGGATGCTATTTTCACTCAAGAGCCGGGTGCAACAGAACTTGGAAAACATTTAAGAGAACTTTTGCTCCTTAAACCTTACACAATGAGTAAAAAAAGCGAATTTTTACTCTTTTTAGCAGACCGCAGTCAGCATTATGAAGAAATTTTAAGTCAAAATAAAAATAAACTCATTATTAGCGATAGAAGTTTTATTTCAGGTATGGCTTATGCAAAAGATTTTGATAAAAATTTTCTTTTTGAGCTTAATGACTTTGCTTTAAATCATTTTTTTCCCGAAAAAATCATTTTTTTACAAGGTTCTAAAGAACTCATAGAAAAAAGACTTTCTCAAAAAAAGCTTGATGATATAGAACAACGGGGAGTAAAATATTTTCTAGAAATTCAAAAAGAATTAACAAGCGTTTTAGAATTGATTGAAAAAAAAATCAAAACTCGAATTTTAAGTTTAAATGCTCAAGATTCAAAAGAAAATTTACACAAACAAATAAAGGATTTTATCGATGATTAA
- a CDS encoding MetQ/NlpA family ABC transporter substrate-binding protein, producing MKAIQRIFLSLAFIASFLFANDDKTIIIGVTPNPFKILVQANEENFRARGYNLKIVEFTDYILPNTALAAKELDANLYQHKPFLEQYNKNHNTNLIAITPIVIAPMGIYSKKIKNLKELKVGSKIAIPNDPTNESRALELLEKTGLIKLNDSALKTPLDIVDNPKKLEFVELKAAQLPRALEDVELCAINSNYALEAGLNPVKDSIFREDKDSRYINYVVIRSEDKDSPKTKVIDEILRSDEFKTFINKNYENILIPAF from the coding sequence ATAAAAGCGATTCAAAGAATCTTTTTATCTCTAGCTTTTATAGCTTCTTTCCTTTTTGCAAATGATGATAAAACCATCATTATAGGGGTTACTCCAAATCCTTTTAAAATTTTAGTACAAGCAAATGAAGAAAATTTTAGGGCTAGGGGCTATAATCTTAAAATTGTAGAATTTACAGATTATATTTTACCAAATACCGCTCTTGCTGCAAAAGAACTTGATGCAAACCTTTATCAGCACAAGCCTTTTTTAGAGCAATACAATAAAAATCACAATACAAATCTCATTGCTATAACCCCTATTGTTATAGCTCCTATGGGAATTTATAGCAAGAAAATTAAAAATTTAAAAGAATTAAAAGTTGGTTCTAAAATCGCTATCCCAAATGACCCAACCAATGAAAGCCGTGCCTTAGAACTTTTAGAAAAAACAGGACTGATTAAACTTAATGATAGTGCTTTAAAAACTCCGCTTGATATTGTGGATAATCCTAAAAAACTTGAATTTGTAGAGCTTAAAGCTGCTCAACTTCCAAGAGCTTTGGAGGATGTTGAACTTTGTGCAATCAATTCAAACTATGCTTTAGAAGCTGGTTTAAATCCTGTAAAAGATTCTATTTTTAGAGAGGATAAAGACAGCCGCTATATCAATTATGTGGTTATTCGTAGTGAGGATAAAGATTCTCCAAAAACAAAAGTGATTGATGAGATATTAAGAAGTGATGAATTTAAAACTTTCATCAATAAAAACTATGAAAATATACTCATTCCCGCTTTTTAA
- the hisS gene encoding histidine--tRNA ligase: MINALRGMKDLEGQNAFYYEKIIKVCEEIVKNYGFNLILTPHLELSKLFKRSVGESSDIAQKEMYEFVDKGGHEVCLRPEGTAGIVRSYIEQKSDKTQSVKRWFYHGSMFRYERPQKGRLREFHQFGVESFGTKSVYEDVNMILMLAEIFNRLEIKFELLLNSLGCPVCFPIYRDKFVEFLNSKETLCEDCQKRKELNPIRILDCKNEDCQKLLSDAPVLNSSLCETCKKDFKLLQNSLRDNGIEFQLDAKLVRGLDYYSKTAFEFINDEIGAKSAIAGGGRYDRLIENLGGKKGYGIGFAIGIERLIAILEQKEQKISRSGIYLCALDELYIPKLLKIATKLRKNRKVFLSYEAKKLAKHLSNADSANAQIFLCMGENEEKDNTLFYKNLENKIEKKLLIEALEKEL; encoded by the coding sequence ATGATTAATGCTTTAAGAGGAATGAAGGATTTAGAGGGGCAAAATGCTTTTTATTATGAAAAAATCATCAAAGTTTGTGAAGAAATAGTTAAGAATTATGGTTTTAATTTAATCCTTACTCCGCATTTAGAGCTTAGCAAACTTTTTAAAAGAAGCGTTGGAGAAAGCTCTGATATTGCTCAAAAAGAAATGTATGAATTTGTCGATAAGGGCGGTCATGAAGTGTGTTTAAGACCTGAAGGCACTGCTGGAATTGTCCGCTCTTATATAGAACAAAAATCAGACAAAACCCAAAGTGTTAAACGTTGGTTTTATCACGGCTCTATGTTTCGCTATGAAAGACCTCAAAAAGGACGTTTGAGAGAATTTCATCAGTTTGGAGTGGAGAGTTTTGGGACTAAAAGCGTGTATGAAGATGTCAATATGATACTTATGTTAGCTGAAATTTTCAATCGCCTTGAAATTAAATTTGAACTCCTGCTTAATTCTTTAGGTTGCCCTGTTTGCTTTCCTATTTATCGCGACAAATTTGTGGAATTTTTAAATTCTAAAGAAACCCTGTGTGAAGATTGTCAAAAACGTAAAGAGCTTAATCCTATACGCATTTTAGATTGCAAAAACGAAGATTGTCAAAAATTACTAAGCGATGCTCCTGTTTTAAATTCAAGTCTTTGTGAAACTTGCAAAAAGGATTTTAAACTCCTGCAAAACTCTCTTAGAGACAATGGCATAGAATTTCAACTTGATGCTAAGCTTGTTAGAGGGCTTGATTATTATAGTAAAACAGCTTTTGAATTTATCAATGATGAAATTGGTGCAAAATCTGCGATTGCAGGAGGTGGTAGATATGATAGACTCATTGAAAATTTAGGAGGTAAGAAGGGCTATGGCATAGGTTTTGCAATAGGTATTGAAAGACTTATCGCGATTTTAGAGCAAAAAGAGCAAAAAATATCAAGAAGCGGAATTTATCTTTGTGCTTTAGATGAGTTGTATATCCCAAAACTTTTAAAAATTGCCACAAAATTAAGAAAAAATCGCAAAGTTTTTTTATCTTATGAAGCCAAAAAACTTGCAAAACATCTTTCAAATGCAGACTCTGCAAATGCCCAAATTTTCTTATGTATGGGAGAAAATGAAGAAAAAGACAATACCTTGTTTTATAAAAATTTAGAAAATAAAATTGAAAAAAAACTTTTGATTGAAGCTTTGGAGAAAGAACTATGA
- a CDS encoding UbiX family flavin prenyltransferase, producing MKILLGISGSSSVHLGLKLLDNLEKKAKVFCIITEGAKISFEAENKKKLDKICKERFKKVVFFEDNNLKAPVSSGSFGIKKTIIAPCSLSTLAKIHAGISDTLLTRACAVALKEQKKLILGVREMPFSFLNLKQMTKLSLQGVCIAPPIYASYSGVKNLEDLENFIVGKWLDLLKIKHNLFKKWEG from the coding sequence ATGAAAATACTTCTTGGAATTTCTGGTTCAAGTAGCGTTCATTTGGGATTAAAATTGCTTGACAATTTAGAAAAAAAAGCTAAGGTTTTTTGCATTATTACAGAAGGAGCAAAAATCAGTTTTGAAGCTGAAAATAAAAAAAAATTAGATAAAATTTGTAAAGAACGTTTTAAAAAAGTGGTTTTTTTTGAAGACAATAACCTTAAAGCTCCCGTTTCTAGTGGTTCTTTTGGTATAAAAAAAACCATCATTGCACCTTGTTCTCTTTCAACCCTTGCTAAAATTCACGCAGGAATAAGCGATACCTTGCTTACAAGAGCCTGTGCTGTGGCTTTAAAAGAGCAAAAAAAACTCATCTTAGGAGTGAGAGAAATGCCTTTTAGTTTTTTAAATTTAAAACAAATGACAAAATTAAGTCTGCAAGGCGTTTGTATCGCACCTCCTATTTATGCAAGTTATAGCGGGGTAAAAAATTTAGAAGATTTAGAAAATTTTATCGTGGGAAAATGGCTTGACTTACTTAAAATCAAACATAATTTATTTAAAAAATGGGAGGGATAA
- the coaD gene encoding pantetheine-phosphate adenylyltransferase, whose translation MTCLYPGTFDPITNGHLDVIIRALKIFDKVVVAIAKSEHKSPYFSLEKRKELAILATKNLENVEIISFENLLVDLAKQLRINTVIRGLRAVSDFEYELQIGYANNALWKEFETVYLMPNLKNAFISSSIVRSIISHGGDVSNLVPHEILAFLKD comes from the coding sequence ATGACTTGTCTGTATCCGGGGACTTTTGATCCCATTACAAATGGACATTTAGATGTGATCATTAGAGCTTTAAAAATCTTTGATAAAGTTGTTGTAGCTATTGCAAAAAGTGAGCATAAAAGCCCCTATTTTAGTTTAGAAAAACGCAAAGAACTTGCAATTTTAGCTACAAAAAATTTGGAAAATGTAGAAATCATCAGCTTTGAAAATTTGCTTGTCGATTTAGCAAAACAACTGCGTATTAATACAGTGATACGAGGGTTGAGAGCTGTGAGTGATTTTGAATATGAATTGCAAATTGGTTATGCAAACAATGCACTTTGGAAAGAATTTGAAACCGTTTATTTAATGCCAAATCTCAAAAATGCCTTTATTTCAAGTTCTATAGTCCGCTCTATCATTTCGCACGGAGGTGATGTGAGCAATCTGGTGCCTCATGAAATTCTAGCATTTTTAAAGGATTGA
- a CDS encoding MetQ/NlpA family ABC transporter substrate-binding protein, translated as MKTYKIFLVLVFCFNLLLANDKTIIIGATPTPHAEILHFAKSLFKDRGWNLEVKEFTDYILPNVALSEKELDANFYQHQPFLDDFNKNKNTHLVSVENVLLVPMAIYSRSIKSIKEVPNGIKVSIPNDPTNESRALELLEKTGLIKLNDSALKTPLDIVDNPKKLEFVELKAAQLPRALEDTALAIIPTNYALGAGLNPPKDGLFIEDKDSPYAIVIAVRKGDENNEKTKIIKELLHSPKIKEFIEQKYQGSVIPTF; from the coding sequence ATGAAAACGTATAAAATATTTTTAGTTTTAGTGTTTTGTTTTAATTTGCTTTTAGCAAATGATAAAACCATCATCATAGGAGCAACTCCTACCCCGCATGCTGAAATTCTTCATTTTGCTAAATCTTTATTTAAAGATAGGGGCTGGAATTTAGAAGTAAAAGAATTTACAGATTATATTTTACCTAATGTAGCCTTGAGTGAAAAAGAACTCGATGCAAATTTTTATCAACATCAACCTTTTTTAGATGATTTCAATAAAAATAAAAACACTCATCTCGTCAGTGTTGAAAATGTGCTTCTTGTGCCTATGGCGATTTATTCTCGCTCAATTAAAAGCATTAAAGAAGTGCCAAATGGCATAAAAGTTTCTATCCCAAATGACCCAACCAATGAAAGCCGTGCCTTAGAACTTTTAGAAAAAACAGGACTGATTAAACTTAATGATAGTGCTTTAAAAACTCCGCTTGATATTGTGGATAATCCTAAAAAACTTGAATTTGTAGAGCTTAAAGCTGCTCAACTTCCAAGAGCTTTGGAGGATACTGCTTTGGCTATTATCCCTACAAATTATGCCTTAGGAGCTGGTTTAAATCCTCCAAAAGATGGACTTTTCATCGAGGATAAAGACAGCCCCTATGCAATTGTTATTGCTGTAAGAAAAGGCGATGAAAATAATGAAAAAACTAAAATCATTAAAGAACTTTTGCATAGCCCAAAAATTAAAGAATTCATCGAACAAAAATATCAAGGTTCAGTCATTCCAACCTTTTGA